One Gordonia sp. SID5947 genomic region harbors:
- a CDS encoding MFS transporter, whose protein sequence is MHTAESPAKRFALPAILAVLFATGWGANHFASMIPVLKADEGLPTAILDGAFGIYAIGLLPGLFGGGSLSDRAGRRPVVLTGALLAGIGNLMMIGWHDQAGVLVGRLVVGLGAGLTISAGTAWAADLRGKTGATLAGALLTTGFAIGPVITGLLAEFAPHPAELPFALSGIVSLVVATAGFALTPVTPARHDHPLTDVDDVDGRSVAKALSWSVPMALWVFSSVTVAVVVMAHRISDRYDGPWVPGVAAALSLGSGVIVQFVVRRAGVGRVAGVVGAALAAAGFTLSAVAGGHPSMLLFAVTAVVLGLAYGLCLRDGLTDVEAFAPRRSRGAVTGIFYVACYLGFGLPVLLTTIEPSAGIVAPMIVLAIAAAAASASRAIRLRRVS, encoded by the coding sequence ATGCACACTGCCGAAAGTCCGGCCAAGCGGTTCGCGCTGCCGGCCATCCTCGCCGTCCTGTTCGCGACCGGTTGGGGCGCCAATCATTTCGCTTCGATGATCCCGGTACTCAAGGCCGACGAGGGGTTGCCGACCGCGATCCTCGACGGCGCCTTCGGTATCTATGCGATCGGCCTCCTGCCCGGACTCTTCGGCGGCGGCTCGCTGTCGGACCGCGCCGGACGACGACCTGTGGTGCTGACCGGCGCCCTCCTTGCCGGCATCGGCAACCTCATGATGATCGGCTGGCACGACCAGGCCGGCGTCCTCGTCGGCCGGCTCGTGGTCGGTCTCGGCGCCGGGCTGACGATCAGCGCCGGCACCGCCTGGGCCGCCGACCTGCGCGGCAAGACCGGCGCCACGTTGGCCGGCGCGCTGCTCACCACCGGTTTTGCCATCGGCCCGGTGATCACGGGACTGCTCGCCGAGTTCGCGCCTCACCCCGCCGAGCTCCCCTTCGCGCTCAGCGGGATCGTCTCGCTCGTGGTGGCGACCGCGGGATTCGCCCTGACTCCGGTGACTCCCGCCCGGCACGACCATCCGCTCACCGACGTCGATGACGTCGACGGCCGGTCGGTCGCGAAAGCGTTGTCCTGGTCGGTGCCGATGGCACTCTGGGTGTTCTCGTCGGTGACGGTCGCGGTGGTCGTGATGGCCCACCGCATCAGCGACCGCTATGACGGCCCGTGGGTGCCCGGGGTGGCCGCTGCCCTGAGTCTCGGGTCCGGTGTGATCGTCCAGTTCGTCGTCCGGCGGGCCGGGGTCGGCCGGGTGGCGGGTGTCGTCGGCGCTGCGCTCGCCGCCGCCGGGTTCACATTGTCGGCCGTCGCGGGTGGCCACCCGTCGATGTTGTTGTTCGCGGTGACCGCGGTGGTGCTGGGGCTCGCCTACGGGCTGTGTCTGCGCGACGGGCTGACAGATGTGGAGGCGTTCGCCCCGCGACGTAGCCGTGGCGCGGTGACCGGCATCTTCTACGTGGCCTGCTATCTCGGCTTCGGGTTGCCCGTACTGCTGACCACCATCGAGCCGTCGGCCGGAATCGTCGCGCCGATGATCGTGCTCGCGATCGCCGCGGCCGCCGCGTCGGCGTCACGCGCAATCCGGTTGCGGCGCGTCTCCTGA
- a CDS encoding TDT family transporter: protein MTTTAILDRRFLGELDRPGRVFEHITPNWFAAVMGTGIVANAAVSLPLQSGLLVAFATMIWVLAAVLLVTIGTAFAVHWIRHPDTARRYAADPVMSQFYGAVPMAVLTVGAGAVHLGVPLLGPTAAVGMGAVLWVAGTVLGVATSVWVPFAMMIRPRTQEVRALPAWLMPVVPPMVSATTGAALLPHVPEGQARLAMLSLCYALFGLSLTLGVMTLTMIYSRLIHGGVPAAQSAPTVWITLGMIGQSIAAANLLGAQAALVFAGAMAPIALGLKVFGIIYGLAMGGFGAAMFALATAITVRTIRQGLPFALTWWSFTFPVGTCVMGLSALGVTLNAAPIRGLADALYVVLTIAWGIVATRTVHAAYTGTVFRPA, encoded by the coding sequence ATGACCACCACCGCCATTCTCGATCGCCGGTTCCTCGGCGAGCTCGACCGCCCGGGCCGGGTGTTCGAGCACATCACCCCCAACTGGTTTGCCGCCGTGATGGGGACCGGGATCGTCGCCAATGCAGCGGTCTCACTCCCTCTTCAGTCGGGACTGCTGGTGGCATTCGCCACGATGATCTGGGTGCTGGCCGCGGTCCTGCTCGTCACGATCGGCACGGCGTTTGCGGTGCACTGGATCCGGCATCCAGACACCGCGCGACGCTATGCGGCCGACCCGGTGATGTCACAGTTCTATGGCGCCGTGCCGATGGCGGTGCTCACCGTCGGGGCCGGAGCTGTGCATCTCGGCGTTCCGCTGCTGGGACCTACCGCGGCGGTCGGGATGGGCGCGGTGCTGTGGGTGGCGGGAACGGTACTCGGTGTGGCGACCAGTGTCTGGGTGCCTTTCGCGATGATGATCCGCCCGCGGACGCAGGAGGTGCGTGCGCTTCCGGCGTGGCTGATGCCGGTGGTGCCGCCCATGGTGTCCGCGACGACGGGCGCGGCATTGTTGCCCCACGTCCCGGAAGGCCAAGCGAGACTTGCGATGTTGTCGCTGTGCTACGCACTGTTCGGCCTGAGCTTGACGCTCGGCGTGATGACCTTGACGATGATCTATTCGCGATTGATCCACGGTGGGGTGCCGGCCGCACAGTCGGCGCCCACGGTGTGGATCACGCTCGGGATGATCGGTCAGTCCATCGCGGCCGCAAATCTGCTCGGCGCGCAGGCCGCGCTCGTCTTCGCTGGGGCGATGGCGCCGATAGCGCTGGGGCTCAAGGTCTTCGGGATCATCTACGGTCTCGCAATGGGTGGTTTCGGTGCCGCGATGTTCGCGCTCGCGACGGCGATCACCGTTCGCACGATCCGTCAGGGGTTGCCGTTCGCGCTCACCTGGTGGAGTTTCACGTTCCCCGTCGGGACGTGCGTGATGGGCCTGAGCGCACTCGGTGTCACCCTGAACGCAGCTCCGATCCGCGGGCTCGCCGACGCGCTGTACGTGGTGCTGACGATCGCCTGGGGCATCGTGGCCACGCGGACCGTGCACGCCGCGTACACCGGAACGGTGTTCCGCCCGGCGTGA
- a CDS encoding carotenoid oxygenase family protein yields the protein MAHHAHLSGVFAPQREEVDINDLEVDGEIPDDLHGTYLRNGPNPRFDPIGSYVYPLDGDAMVHRLEIADGAAHYRNRFVRTPMVLAEERAGHAIWSGLTDGYTPSADEVGPDLAGTFRQLPDINIVQHAGRLLAMAESDQPYRLDPAGLGTIGRDSCDGAMAVGSTAHPKIDPSTGELVLFNYLLEAPYLTWAVIGPDGTTRRPPTPVEGVDRPLMIHDMALTTRYIVLFLCPLVFDVGAMLNGGSLLQWHPESGTRIALIPRDGGSIRWVDSEPMWVWHFANAFDTDGDQASGGDTVTVDYVEWTYPGAFADMPRAASSTLVRAILDPARGTITRTVLGESVDVEFPRVDDRRLTLPHSRVATVGRSGGDTGDRDSLWFHDLQAGTETCWRPGVAIGEPIYMPGERHDYWGAFGTDPDDLTSSFYVLAAEDPAAGPLATVRMPIRVPAGLHGAWLPAGEPVEAVPPIG from the coding sequence ATGGCACATCACGCCCACCTCTCGGGCGTGTTTGCGCCGCAACGCGAGGAGGTTGACATCAACGATCTCGAGGTCGACGGGGAGATCCCCGACGACCTGCACGGCACCTATCTGCGGAACGGGCCCAACCCGCGATTCGATCCGATCGGCTCGTATGTCTATCCGCTCGACGGAGACGCGATGGTGCATCGACTCGAGATCGCCGACGGCGCTGCGCACTATCGGAACCGGTTCGTCCGGACACCGATGGTGCTGGCCGAAGAGAGGGCCGGCCACGCGATCTGGTCGGGCCTCACCGATGGATACACGCCATCGGCCGACGAGGTCGGTCCCGACCTCGCCGGGACATTTCGGCAACTGCCGGACATCAACATCGTGCAGCACGCCGGGCGGCTGCTCGCGATGGCAGAGTCCGACCAACCGTATCGCCTCGATCCGGCCGGGCTCGGCACGATCGGCCGCGACAGTTGCGATGGCGCCATGGCGGTCGGGAGTACCGCCCACCCGAAGATCGATCCGTCGACGGGGGAGCTGGTGCTCTTCAACTACCTCCTCGAGGCGCCCTATCTCACCTGGGCGGTGATCGGGCCGGACGGGACAACCCGCCGGCCTCCCACCCCCGTGGAGGGTGTCGACCGGCCGCTGATGATCCATGACATGGCCTTGACCACGCGCTACATCGTGCTGTTCCTGTGTCCGCTCGTCTTCGACGTCGGCGCGATGCTGAACGGAGGGTCGCTGTTGCAGTGGCATCCTGAGTCGGGCACCCGCATCGCGCTGATACCGCGCGACGGTGGCTCGATCCGCTGGGTCGACTCCGAACCGATGTGGGTGTGGCACTTCGCCAATGCCTTCGACACCGATGGCGATCAAGCGTCGGGAGGTGACACGGTGACCGTCGATTACGTGGAATGGACGTATCCCGGGGCGTTTGCGGATATGCCGCGGGCGGCGTCGTCGACGCTCGTGCGGGCGATTCTCGATCCGGCGCGGGGCACCATCACGCGCACGGTTCTGGGCGAGAGCGTCGATGTGGAGTTCCCACGGGTGGACGACCGCCGGCTCACGCTGCCGCATTCACGGGTCGCAACCGTCGGCAGGAGCGGCGGCGACACCGGGGATCGCGACAGCCTGTGGTTCCATGATCTGCAGGCCGGAACCGAAACCTGTTGGCGCCCAGGCGTTGCCATTGGCGAGCCGATCTACATGCCGGGGGAACGGCACGACTACTGGGGTGCGTTCGGCACCGATCCGGACGACTTGACGTCGTCGTTCTACGTGCTCGCCGCCGAGGATCCGGCCGCCGGACCACTGGCGACCGTCCGTATGCCGATTCGGGTCCCGGCGGGCCTGCACGGGGCGTGGCTACCGGCCGGCGAGCCGGTCGAAGCCGTTCCGCCGATCGGGTAG
- a CDS encoding lipase family protein — translation MTRWLLVFGSAALVCLGLLTVPVPAQATPLPSADPFYRPGADLPALSPGAVLRTRPVAFVASGVTVPVSSTQVLYRSNDDAGAPIAGVTTVLRPATANGRIVSFHMAYDALGPQCDPSYTLQGNKPSRAGQFEEVAIGGYLAAGYTVAVPDYEGQQQEWTIGRQSGHLALDGIRAAESVLGLPASTPVGMVGYSGGSVPTGFGAELAPSYAPELALVGAAAGGVPVDLAHNLPYISGSKDWAGVMPALVVAYGRAYDLDLASFLSPYGHRLVGTVRDECIIDFAGDYPGLTDAQMVRAPYRGFLQVPSVRAAIARNVMGSAGTPVVPMMLGVGKKDSIGDGVMVAADVAGLARRYCARNVPTRFHLYRGDSHSTAFIPFERDAAAFLNERFAGRPTGGC, via the coding sequence ATGACACGATGGTTGCTGGTGTTCGGCTCCGCCGCACTCGTCTGTCTCGGACTCCTCACCGTGCCGGTTCCGGCGCAGGCGACACCGCTGCCCTCCGCGGACCCGTTCTATCGGCCCGGCGCGGATCTGCCGGCACTCAGTCCTGGCGCTGTGCTGCGGACCCGACCGGTGGCGTTCGTCGCGTCCGGCGTGACCGTTCCGGTGTCGTCGACGCAGGTGCTCTACCGCAGCAACGACGACGCCGGAGCGCCCATCGCAGGCGTCACCACCGTGCTGCGACCAGCCACGGCCAATGGTCGGATCGTCTCGTTCCACATGGCCTATGACGCGCTGGGACCACAGTGCGATCCCTCCTACACGTTGCAGGGCAACAAGCCGAGCCGCGCTGGGCAGTTCGAGGAGGTGGCCATCGGTGGCTACCTGGCCGCCGGATATACCGTCGCCGTCCCGGATTATGAAGGGCAACAACAGGAATGGACGATCGGTCGGCAATCGGGCCATCTGGCCCTGGACGGGATCCGAGCGGCAGAGTCGGTGCTGGGGTTGCCGGCGTCCACGCCGGTCGGGATGGTCGGATACTCGGGTGGGTCGGTACCCACCGGGTTCGGAGCCGAACTCGCGCCGAGCTACGCCCCTGAACTGGCGCTCGTCGGCGCGGCGGCCGGCGGCGTACCGGTTGACCTCGCCCATAATCTTCCATACATCAGCGGCAGCAAGGACTGGGCGGGTGTGATGCCGGCACTCGTCGTCGCGTATGGGCGTGCCTACGATCTGGATCTCGCGTCGTTTCTGTCGCCGTACGGCCACCGCCTCGTGGGCACCGTTCGGGATGAGTGCATCATCGACTTCGCCGGCGATTACCCGGGTCTCACCGATGCGCAGATGGTCCGCGCGCCGTACCGCGGCTTCTTGCAGGTTCCCTCCGTCCGGGCGGCCATCGCGCGCAACGTGATGGGCTCGGCCGGTACACCGGTGGTGCCGATGATGCTCGGGGTGGGGAAGAAGGACTCGATCGGCGACGGGGTGATGGTGGCCGCCGACGTCGCCGGACTCGCCCGTCGGTACTGCGCGCGCAACGTTCCGACACGGTTTCACCTCTACCGGGGCGATTCCCACAGCACCGCGTTCATTCCGTTCGAGCGTGACGCCGCGGCTTTCCTGAACGAACGATTCGCCGGACGGCCGACCGGAGGCTGCTGA